The window aaatttctaatGGACTTAATTTATGTTTGGATTAGATTCAATTTGGTCAAGGCAAGATTCATCAGAAACAACCAGCTAGTGTCCTACCATGTGAAATCCACTATTTGGTCTGGGATCAGACATTGTTTCGTTTCAGCTTTAGAGGGCAATCGGTGGTGCATTGGAGATGTTACCAACATCAACTTCTGGATTCACTGGTTATCCAAACCCTTGGGGGAAGAATTTGATATTCCTAGGCATCTCCACTCCCGCTTAAATGCTAAGTATTAGTTGTGTTAGGAGTTGGTGGTTGATATTAGCTATGTTAGTATTTGGTAGTTTGTTATGGTTATTAGTTTATAGTTAGGATTGTAACTAACTTCCTATGTGTATAAAAGCTTTACCAATAGCCAAACCAGTAAGTGGCcgtaattcattaaaaattgttttccaAATTCATTTCTTCTTTCTGTGCTTCTGCTCTTCTTCCTTCATGCTTCCATTCGAATTTATGATGGTATCAGAGCATTTTTATTGAAGAGCTCTGCTGTGTCACTCTCACAGTTATCttttaactcttttttgttttattgttcttGTTTTTCTCACAAGATGAGTGAAGAATTGGATCAATCCCTCAACACACACAGTCCATACTACATGCATCCAAGTGAAAGTCCAACTACAACATTGGTTTCACCTCAATTGGATCCCACAAATTATAGTTCTTAGAGCAGATCAATGCTCACTGCCTTGAGTGCAAAGAACAAGGTCGAGTTCATCGATGGCTCAATCTCTAAGCCAGCTATGACTCATGCTCTATTTTCAATGTGGAAAAGATGTAACAACATGGTGGTGTCTTGGCTTGTGCATTCAGTATCAACATCAATTCGACAAAGTATTCTTTGGATGGATAACATGTGGATATATGGAAGAATCTAAAGGCAAGATACTCACAGGTGATCTTTTGAGAATTCTTGACTTACAACAAGAACTTGCTTCAATTAAACAAGGTGACACTAGTATTATTGATTACTTTACTAAATTGAGGGTTATTGGGGATGAGCTAGAGAATTATAGACCAGAACCTATTTGCACTTGTGCCACAAAAAAATGCTCTTGTGATGTTTTAAAAACCGTGAAACAAAGAAAGACTCAGGATCAGGTTATGCAATTATTATGTGGTTTAAATGATCAATATAGTCATGTgaaatcaaatattttgatGATGGATCCCCTTCCTATTATAAACAAGGTGTTTTCTTTTGTTGTCCAACAGGAGAGACAATTTAATAGTACTAATGCTCTAGGTAATTTGAGTGTAATTAATGTTGTTTCCAAAAGTAATTCATGTACTTACTGTGACAGATTATCATACGGAGGAGAATTGTTAGAAAAAGCATGGTTATCATCCCAATTTCTCTTCTAGCAGAGGAGGAAAAGGGGTTAGAGGTTCTGGTAGAGGAAATTTTGGAGGTAGAAGTAATAACAATGGTAAAGTGTGCACACGTTGTGGAATTAATAGGTACACCAGTTGAAGAATGTTATAGGAAACATGGATATCCACCTGGGCACAAGTTGTACAGGACTCAAAATGGTTCGATCAATAATGCTATGAGAGAGGAGTCTAATGCCTCGGATTTAAATGATAGTCAAGAGACACAGAATCAAAATATCAGAGTCATGCCACAACAATATCAAGTTTTGATGTCACTGCTTCAACATCAATCTAATAATGGAGGATTCACTTCAGGCACGTCACACATTAATCAAGTTGGTACTGTTACTAAACCTCACATAGGTAAAGTTCTTTCATTTACTTGTAGCATAAGCAAAGCTGAGCCTAGAGATTGGATCTTAGACTCAGGAGCAACTAACCATGTTGCTTGCTCTTTAAAATTCTTCTacacacacaaacaaattaGTCCTATAACAGTTCAATTGCCTACTGGTCAACAAGTGATAGTCACACATTCAGGAATTGTGAAATTTTTTGACTCTCTATACCTTGAAAATGTGTTGTATTTgccaattttcaatttcaacctCATATCTATTTCCAAATTAGTTGCAAATTTGAGATGTCAATTGATTTTTTCTAGTGATCATTGTTTGATACTGGATGTGACCAACCAGAGGATGATTGGTACAATTGAGTGTGTGCAGGGACTTTACAGATTGATGTTGCCGTCTGCTGAAAGTGTTGTAATCAACACAATTAGCCTTAATGCCAAATCTGTATTTTCTTGTAACAAGGTGCCAATTAAcctatgccatttttgtttagGCCACCCTTCACATGATAGATttcatttgttaaaataatgttatCCTGTATTGTCAAATGATAAACAATTTGTTTGTGATACTTGTCATAAATCAAAGCAAAGAAAGTTTCCTTTTCCACATAGTGATTCACATGCTGCTACTCCTTTTTCTCTTATTCACAATAGTTGATGATCATACTCGTTTTGTATGGATTTTTCCTATGAAATCTAAAGCTAAAACACAAACTACTAACAACCATAACCAACTACCAACTACTAAGATAGCTAATATCAACCACCAACTACTAACACAGCTAATACTAAGGTTGTCGACTTTATTCATAATGGTGAGTGGTGTATcccactttcttttcttgaaaGGTGCCCTACCATTTCTATGGAAATCTTAGCCATGGTAATTCCGCTAGATCCTTGTAATGATAAGTTGGTCTTGACTCACTCCTCTCGGATGGAGTTCTTTCTCATAAATTGGTAGGGGTGGGAAATTTTGGAGTTGCTCAGTTAAttacttcttcaaaatcttttttTGTTGTGGAGACTTCTCCATAAAAAGCTTCTTATGGACGATAATTTGCACACCAGAGGCTGTATCATGGTCTCGATCTGTAGCCTTTATGGTGCAACCATGGAATCCTCATATCACCTCTTTTTTAGTTGCATTTTCGCTAGACAACTTTGGTCGTCGATTCTATCCCCCTTCATTCAATATTTCTCTTGTTGTGACTCTAGTGTTATCCTTAACTTGCTTTCGATGACTTGGATTGCTCAAGTGGCGGATGTTTTGCCCGCTGTTATTACTTATGTTTTATGGGGTATCTGGCATGCATGCGAAAAAATTTGTAAGGTTCAAGAAcaaaatgttttcctttcacTTCATCGCCAATTTTGCATGCAGGTATTGTCCTCTCCGAAACCATTTCAAAGGGGGTGATGCACCCTTCTTTGTCCTAAGATAGTTCCTTGAAACCTTAGAAATAGATGGAAAATTTGCATTTCTTTAGGATGCATTTTCGCATTTCACACATCTTTAAAGAAGGCAATACATGTGCAGATTCTTTAGTTGCCTTCGATGTGAATTGTTGGTGGAATGTCCCtccttcatttcttttttctgaTCTAGGTAGCTAGGAATAGATCACATATACTTTTTTACCGGATTCGTTGAGGGATTGGTTTTTTGGTGATCCCTGCCTTGAGTTTGGTTTGGTCCCCAAGGATTTTTTGTAATgacattagtttttaattttatcttggtAGGTAGGGAGGCTGACTTTTGCCTCTCCCCTCCGgcctttattaaaaaaatttctcaaaattaaaTCCAAATCCATATTGAAAGCCAAAGTAAGAATTAATTGCTTccattttttaatctttcaccATGATTTAGaagctaaaattaattatagtagCTATCTTTTGATTAGTATTATGgtagctatttttttttatccgtagatattaaaaataatattaagagatttataataaatcatatatCTTATTCAACCAATTGAATTAAACTTCATCAATATTATGATATCTATCTAAACACAGTATTGGAGACgtttagatttaaaattctCCCATTGATTAGTCCCTTgaacttttcttcttttttttttttacattttgggTTTCGTTGCAATTGTTTCTTGATTAGGGTGATTTCGTCCTCCATATATTTACATTGGTGTCCAGGCTTTGTTTTAACTTGTCAACATCCACGGGCCTTTTGGGCAAGGACATGGCAAAAGGTTCAGATAGTAGACCTTTCGTCATAGCATGCATAGAGCTACCTTTTTACTAATGTTCTTCATCTACAGTGCTTTCCAATTCAAGCGTGTGACGTTCTCATTCCTTTTCTTGTTCCATGTTAATTAATGCATGCTGCGGTGTCTTGGTGGTAGGCCAAACTAGCTAGTAGAGAAATGTGTCAAGAACTTCCTTTTGAGCTTAGGCTGAATATGTTTATTATAGGTTAGGCTAGTGAAGCCTTGTAAATGTTGCCTTCAAATTTTTACTGTAATGGAAAGTTTTGGTCGAGAACTTACGACAATATATAGCATTTGTTGAAATTCATGTTGAATcattcaaaatcatattttaggtATATTTAATTGCATGTTAGAAAATTGATTCtgagtttataattaattttgagttaaagtaactttaaataattattaaaatttgtatactGAATTACtttttaacataacataaatcaatataatttaaaatcaattttaatcaaaatcaattttatatttaattttagaaacatTTACCCAAATACACACCAAGGTATCCTAGTATTTGAATTACCACTCTTTAACTCAAAATGTTGGACAGTAGATTGAAGTTGCTTAGCTGGAACTGAAAATAGTCATTATTAGCTCTGAGAAGAACGAGTAGACGATAAATTGTAGTTAACATCCAGTgtcatcaattaattaaaaagttaatgattaaaattgtgGTTATATGTATAAACCAAATTATTATAAAGTTGTTAAAATCATGTGAATAATATCATGGACGTAGAGGTTCTTATATTATTGGGTTTACATTCATTCTTACAATTTAAGAGAAAGATAAGaagagagataaaataatagatTAACAAAAGAATTGTGAAGATTTATTATAAGTATAACATTACATATAAGAAAAGtccttttttttaagataagaaaaatacgTTACCTAGCTCTCAAATGTGTGATACATGTGCTTTTGGATTCAATAAATACGGTGCTTTGAATGAACTAGTACCATTGTGTAAGAAGTCTGAGACTTTTCGTTAGATGCTATGTTTAGGGTTGGTAAGTAATCCAAAGTTACTGCTCTAGATCGATTCCATTGAAGTCTAGGCCCAAGTTTTCTGACATTTGTTTGCACTGTGTTTCTTCTAGCTAGGACTGCTTGAGCTCGATCGTATCATTTTAGCCAAAGAATTGGTTTAGGTTTAGCTAGGTTGAAATTGAAACAGTGAAGAGTCTAAGTTTTTGCCACTTTGGTCAAAGATTCTTGCGCTTTAAGGGAAGTTTGGTCTATTTTGGGGTGACCACTTTACCAACTGTGCCAAGTGTTAGGGTAAGGGAAACTTGGGTCAAAAAAAGCAGCTCCCAATTGACTGAAAAAGTAAACGGATTGACACCATTGTTGTGTCTAGCATGGAATGTGGTCTCAAGTCTCTTGTTCATGTGTACGGGTACTTGCAATTATGAGATGGGTAAGGAGTTACCTGGCCCCACACCATGGCCTAGTAAGCTCAGATTTGGATCCTCTatgaaaagcataaaagaaaatatgtataaatagtctcttttttttttttaagggatgtataaaaaagtctttaaaaataacattaactaAATACATTTATAACCTCAATTTAACattctaaattttatatatatgaaaaattatgatcaattttttctttaatatatcacttatcatatttatcatttttcttctctttcatttttttatgtctttgtaTCACCCAAATTTACTCAAAATAGGGGTGaataatgatattttctttAGGTTGTGTTTagtagaaatgaaaaaatagaaagagtGGAAATAGGCAGAAGAagacaaaaatataagaaatagagtgaaaatagtcattgtttgatttaagcaaaaaaagtcataaataagatttaaaaaagttgtttggtttgaaaaaaaaaagggaaaagaatgagatttcataattattttaaaaattccattttacttttataaagaaaacattgtttttgcttaaaaatatttttggtacataataaatgattaaattttgtttttagtctctaataatttttttcattattgatccctaacaaattaaaaatcttatttttgttcctaaatttgttttgataacactttaaatattaaaaaaattattttggtaatgctttagggattaaaaacaaaagtttaaatttatcaacaacaaaaaaaattaattaggtaCCAAAAATAAAGTTCAATCATTTATCATGAACTAAAcacatatttaagtttttttttttaccgttgACTCATATATGGCCAgattgtttaaacttatttattaaaaatgtttattttaataagacAAGCAGTTTTATGGGtgaatttatttaagtttatttgttgaaaaaattcttatttaataaaataagtaactctctatttttttaatatatttgtttaaattatttcagcttaaaaaatatttttttattttgggaaaaatcatatttttcttataaaaaaattccatttttaaaaaagcgtttattttaaaattatttgtaattttaaacaaagtAGACTTTATCTAAactcctgcttaaaaagtaatttttatttattttaagaaacaaattatatctatttattaaaaaagaactttgtttaaaaattgcttattttaaaattgattttttaaaagaaattaaacaacCCGTGATCGATTATGTTAAATACATGATCAATCGATTATATATTGGAAATCCAAAGTTGGAGTTTGCCAGGAAAAAGAAGATTCCAGCCTTGCACGAAATCAAAAGTTGGGGTTAAAAGGGAAGAAGACACGAGGTCACGAGGAGCCGGATTTTGATCCTCTGTAGTTTTAGAAAATGATCATTAAGatatttgttaagaaatttaaaaaaaaatcataagatagtgtaaaaaaattataaataacgtaattttatatatttcaaattctTTAGTTAATATTCTAAGAATATtgattaatgtttgtctttaaaaaaactCTATGGATCCTagccatttattttattttattaaattaatctttaaattaatatttaattttaatgattagACTTGGATTAGAACTGTACATGGTgcagtgctttttttttttttgttgttgtgcaAAGCACATGgtggtgtttattttcaattgaATGATGTTATTGACACAAAACTTTTCAGacaatattttcatcttttttcctcGTATGTCAATGACTCAATGCTTCATAttgttaggaaaaaaaattatttgtttagcccgtgttaaaaaaaatctattttataaattaccTAAGCTGTAGTGGCTCACTTGGGTGATGTGGAAGTCTATATATACATTACCATCACAAGCagttaaattttatagtttCGTAATTCACTTGCAATCTATAATCTACCGAAGTgacttcaataaaaattaactcaTCAAAGCAGGTGGAGTTAGCACATTGTGGGACTGTCCGATGTGGGACCTTTGGACAAATCAATATTAAGGATAATGTTACATGGCTCTAGACTCTACACTTTGGTGAAGACAATTTATTCCCTTGATCCTAATACAATCTGGTATCTCATTTTCCAGATCAACACCTTAATTCGAGGAGTCATTTGGTATATAATTCTAAACTAACATCTTTTTGTCACCTTCATAGCATAATCTGTGGAGCCTAACAAGATTAACATGTTGTATTGTCCTTTTTGTGCTAACTTGAAGATAATTTAGTTGGCCAAGTAAATTGATGATGACATATACTGTACT of the Glycine max cultivar Williams 82 chromosome 13, Glycine_max_v4.0, whole genome shotgun sequence genome contains:
- the LOC102659499 gene encoding uncharacterized protein, with protein sequence MVIIPISLLAEEEKGLEVLVEEILEVEVITMVKCAHVVELIGTPVEECYRKHGYPPGHKLYRTQNGSINNAMREESNASDLNDSQETQNQNIRVMPQQYQVLMSLLQHQSNNGGFTSGTSHINQVGTVTKPHIGKVLSFTCSISKAEPRDWILDSGATNHVACSLKFFYTHKQISPITVQLPTGQQVIVTHSGIVKFFDSLYLENVLYLPIFNFNLISISKLVANLRCQLIFSSDHCLILDVTNQRMIGTIECVQGLYRLMLPSAESVVINTISLNAKSVFSCNKVPINLCHFCLGHPSHDRFHLLK